One genomic region from Arthrobacter sp. FB24 encodes:
- the rplX gene encoding 50S ribosomal protein L24, with amino-acid sequence MAKIKKGDLVQVITGAKAERGGDRGKQGKVLRVFPDTNRVLVEGINRVTKHTKVGQSQRGTKTGGIEVVEASIHISNVALVDPSTKKPTRVGFRTETVERNGKKREVRVRVAKSSGKDI; translated from the coding sequence ATGGCTAAGATCAAAAAGGGTGACCTCGTTCAGGTCATCACTGGCGCCAAGGCTGAGCGCGGCGGCGACCGTGGCAAGCAGGGCAAGGTTCTGCGCGTATTCCCGGATACCAACCGCGTGTTGGTTGAAGGCATTAACCGCGTAACCAAGCACACCAAGGTCGGTCAGTCGCAGCGCGGCACCAAGACCGGTGGCATCGAGGTCGTCGAGGCTTCCATCCACATCTCCAACGTGGCCCTGGTTGACCCCTCCACCAAGAAGCCCACTCGCGTCGGTTTCCGTACCGAGACCGTTGAGCGTAACGGCAAGAAGCGTGAAGTGCGCGTACGCGTGGCCAAGAGCTCCGGGAAGGACATCTAA
- the rplN gene encoding 50S ribosomal protein L14, translating into MIQQESRLKVADNTGAKEILTIRVLGGSGRRYAGIGDVIVATVKDAIPGGNVKKGDVVKAVIVRTKKERRRADGSYIKFDENAAVILKNDGDPRGTRIFGPVGRELRDKKFMKIVSLAPEVL; encoded by the coding sequence GTGATTCAGCAGGAGTCGCGACTCAAGGTCGCCGACAACACGGGTGCTAAGGAAATCCTTACCATTCGCGTTCTCGGTGGATCTGGCCGTCGCTACGCAGGCATTGGCGACGTCATCGTCGCTACCGTCAAGGACGCAATTCCGGGCGGCAACGTAAAGAAGGGCGATGTCGTCAAGGCTGTCATCGTCCGTACCAAGAAGGAACGCCGCCGTGCGGATGGTTCCTACATCAAGTTTGACGAGAACGCAGCTGTGATCCTGAAGAACGACGGTGACCCCCGCGGTACCCGTATCTTCGGACCGGTTGGTCGTGAACTCCGTGACAAGAAGTTCATGAAGATCGTTTCTCTGGCTCCGGAGGTGCTCTAG
- the rpsQ gene encoding 30S ribosomal protein S17: MSEKDENVTETVSGAAKADERGYRKTKRGYVVSDKMEKTIVVQVEDRVKHALYGKVIRRNTKIKAHDEENTAGIGDLVLLAETRPLSATKRWRLVEILEKAK; encoded by the coding sequence GTGAGTGAAAAGGACGAGAACGTGACGGAAACTGTTTCCGGCGCAGCCAAGGCTGACGAGCGCGGTTACCGTAAGACGAAGCGCGGCTACGTCGTCTCGGACAAGATGGAAAAGACCATCGTTGTCCAGGTTGAAGACCGCGTGAAGCACGCCCTCTACGGCAAGGTCATCCGCCGCAACACGAAGATCAAGGCTCACGACGAAGAGAACACCGCCGGCATCGGCGACCTCGTTCTCCTCGCCGAGACCCGCCCGCTCTCCGCTACCAAGCGGTGGCGTCTGGTGGAGATCCTCGAGAAGGCTAAGTAA
- the rpmC gene encoding 50S ribosomal protein L29, which yields MAVGSKELASAQLDGFDNERLVEELRKAKEELFNLRFQSATGQLENHGRLRAVKKDIARIYTVLRERELGIRAEVAAPVVEAKEEKKSKKAATKKADKAETVETEEDAK from the coding sequence ATGGCAGTAGGATCCAAGGAACTTGCATCCGCACAGCTGGACGGTTTCGACAACGAGCGTCTCGTTGAAGAACTCCGCAAGGCCAAGGAAGAGCTGTTCAACCTGCGTTTCCAGTCCGCCACCGGTCAGCTGGAGAACCACGGTCGTCTGCGCGCGGTAAAGAAGGACATCGCCCGCATCTACACCGTTCTTCGTGAGCGCGAGCTGGGCATTCGTGCCGAGGTTGCCGCACCGGTTGTGGAAGCCAAGGAAGAAAAGAAATCCAAGAAGGCTGCAACCAAGAAGGCCGACAAGGCTGAAACGGTTGAGACCGAGGAGGATGCCAAGTGA
- the rplP gene encoding 50S ribosomal protein L16 has product MLIPRRVKHRKQHHPGRSGAATGGTKVSFGEWGIQALSPAYVTNRQIESARIAMTRHIKRGGKVWINIYPDRPLTKKPAETRMGSGKGSPEWWVSNVKPGRVLFELSGVSEEVAREALRLAIHKLPLKARIVRREGGE; this is encoded by the coding sequence ATGCTTATCCCACGTCGAGTCAAGCACCGTAAGCAGCACCACCCGGGTCGTTCCGGCGCTGCTACGGGCGGCACCAAGGTCTCCTTCGGTGAGTGGGGCATCCAGGCTCTGAGCCCGGCATACGTCACGAACCGTCAGATCGAATCCGCCCGTATCGCGATGACCCGCCACATCAAGCGTGGCGGCAAGGTCTGGATCAACATTTACCCGGACCGTCCGCTGACGAAGAAGCCTGCTGAAACCCGTATGGGTTCCGGTAAGGGTTCTCCGGAATGGTGGGTCTCAAACGTCAAGCCGGGCCGGGTTCTCTTCGAACTCTCCGGTGTCAGTGAAGAGGTAGCTCGCGAGGCACTGCGCCTGGCAATCCACAAGCTGCCGTTGAAGGCACGCATTGTGCGTCGCGAAGGTGGTGAGTAG
- the rpsC gene encoding 30S ribosomal protein S3: MGQKVNPHGFRLGITTDHVSHWFADSTKAGQRYKDFVREDIRIRQLMSTGMERAGIAKVEIERTRDRVRVDIHTARPGIVIGRRGAEADRIRGELEKLTGKQVQLNILEVKNPEMEAQLVAQGVAEQLTSRVAFRRAMKKAMQSAQRAGAKGIRIACSGRLGGAEMSRSEFYREGRVPLHTLRANIDYGFYEAKTTFGRIGVKVWIYKGDVTSKELAQQAAAAPSRGRGASDRPGRPGGADRGDRRRRTDRPAAEAAPAAEAPAVEAAAPAVEGGQA, translated from the coding sequence GTGGGACAGAAAGTTAACCCGCACGGGTTCCGACTCGGCATCACCACCGATCACGTATCGCACTGGTTTGCTGACAGCACCAAGGCCGGCCAGCGGTACAAGGACTTCGTTCGCGAAGACATCCGTATCCGCCAGCTCATGTCCACGGGCATGGAGCGCGCCGGTATCGCCAAGGTTGAAATCGAGCGCACCCGCGACCGTGTCCGTGTGGATATCCACACGGCACGTCCGGGCATCGTTATCGGCCGCCGCGGTGCTGAAGCAGACCGCATCCGCGGCGAGCTCGAAAAGCTCACCGGCAAGCAGGTTCAGCTGAACATTCTCGAGGTCAAGAACCCCGAGATGGAAGCACAGCTTGTTGCCCAGGGCGTTGCGGAGCAGCTGACTTCCCGCGTGGCATTCCGCCGTGCAATGAAGAAGGCAATGCAGTCCGCACAGCGTGCAGGTGCCAAGGGCATCCGTATCGCTTGCTCCGGTCGACTGGGTGGCGCTGAAATGTCCCGCTCGGAGTTCTACCGCGAAGGCCGTGTGCCCCTGCACACCCTCCGTGCGAACATCGACTACGGCTTCTACGAAGCCAAGACCACCTTTGGCCGCATCGGCGTGAAGGTCTGGATCTACAAGGGTGACGTCACCTCCAAGGAACTGGCTCAGCAGGCAGCTGCTGCTCCGTCCCGCGGCCGTGGTGCCAGCGATCGTCCGGGCCGCCCGGGTGGCGCTGACCGTGGTGACCGCCGTCGTCGTACCGACCGCCCGGCAGCCGAAGCAGCACCTGCTGCTGAAGCTCCTGCGGTTGAGGCAGCTGCACCGGCAGTAGAAGGAGGACAGGCTTAA
- the rplV gene encoding 50S ribosomal protein L22, with protein MEAKAIARHIRVTPMKARRVVNLVRGKQANEALAILKFAPQAASEPVFKVVQSAISNARVLADRDGVAFDEGDLIISEAFVDEGPTMKRFQPRAQGRAFQIKKRTSHITVVVATPEKEEAR; from the coding sequence ATGGAAGCCAAGGCAATTGCGCGTCACATCCGCGTAACGCCTATGAAGGCCCGGCGCGTCGTCAACCTTGTTCGTGGTAAGCAAGCGAACGAGGCTCTGGCAATTCTGAAGTTTGCCCCCCAGGCAGCTTCTGAGCCGGTATTCAAGGTAGTTCAGTCGGCAATCTCCAACGCCCGGGTCCTCGCGGACCGCGACGGCGTGGCGTTTGACGAAGGTGACCTCATCATCAGCGAAGCGTTTGTTGATGAAGGCCCGACCATGAAGCGGTTCCAGCCGCGTGCCCAGGGTCGTGCATTTCAGATCAAGAAGCGCACGAGCCACATCACCGTGGTAGTCGCTACCCCGGAGAAAGAGGAGGCTCGCTAA
- the rpsS gene encoding 30S ribosomal protein S19 produces MPRSLKKGPFVDQHLFVKVDRENEKGTKNVIKTWSRRSMIIPDMLGHTIAVHDGRKHIPVFVTESMVGHKLGEFAPTRTFRGHVKDDRKGKRR; encoded by the coding sequence ATGCCACGCAGCCTGAAAAAAGGTCCTTTCGTTGACCAGCACCTCTTTGTAAAGGTGGACAGGGAAAACGAAAAGGGCACCAAGAACGTCATCAAGACCTGGTCCCGCCGCTCGATGATCATCCCCGACATGCTCGGGCACACGATCGCCGTGCACGACGGACGCAAGCACATTCCGGTGTTTGTCACCGAGTCGATGGTCGGGCACAAGCTCGGCGAATTCGCTCCCACGCGGACATTCCGCGGCCATGTCAAGGACGACCGTAAGGGCAAGCGCCGCTAG
- the rplB gene encoding 50S ribosomal protein L2, with protein MGIRKYKPTTPGRRGSSVADFTEITRSTPEKSLVRPLPKKGGRNNTGKITTRHKGGGHKRQYRLIDFRRHDKDGVDARVAEIEYDPNRTARIALLHYVDGTKRYIIAPNKLSQGDFVEAGANADIKPGNNLPLRNIPVGTVIHAVELRPGGGAKMGRSAGASIQLVAKEGRFAQLRLPSGEIRNVDVRCRATVGEVGNAEQSNINWGKAGRMRWKGVRPTVRGVAMNPVDHPHGGGEGKTSGGRHPVNPNGKREGRTRRPNKESDKLIVRRRRTGKNKR; from the coding sequence ATGGGAATCCGTAAATATAAGCCGACTACCCCGGGCCGTCGCGGCTCGAGCGTAGCGGACTTCACTGAAATCACGCGGTCGACGCCGGAAAAGTCGTTGGTACGTCCGCTGCCCAAAAAGGGTGGCCGTAACAACACCGGTAAGATCACGACCCGTCACAAGGGTGGTGGCCACAAGCGCCAGTACCGTCTGATCGACTTCCGTCGCCACGACAAAGACGGCGTTGACGCCCGCGTTGCCGAAATTGAGTACGATCCGAACCGTACGGCTCGCATCGCCCTCCTGCACTACGTTGATGGCACCAAGCGTTACATCATCGCCCCGAACAAGCTGTCCCAGGGTGACTTCGTAGAGGCAGGTGCCAACGCTGATATCAAGCCTGGCAACAACCTGCCCCTGCGCAACATCCCGGTGGGTACCGTCATCCACGCAGTTGAACTGCGTCCGGGTGGCGGCGCCAAGATGGGCCGCTCCGCCGGCGCGTCGATCCAGCTCGTTGCCAAGGAAGGCCGCTTCGCCCAGCTGCGTCTGCCTTCCGGCGAAATCCGCAACGTTGACGTGCGCTGCCGCGCAACGGTCGGCGAGGTCGGCAACGCCGAGCAGTCGAACATCAACTGGGGCAAGGCCGGCCGCATGCGCTGGAAGGGCGTTCGCCCGACCGTCCGTGGTGTCGCGATGAACCCGGTCGACCACCCGCACGGTGGTGGCGAGGGTAAGACGTCCGGTGGACGTCACCCCGTCAACCCCAACGGTAAGCGCGAAGGTCGCACCCGCCGTCCCAACAAAGAGAGCGACAAGCTTATTGTTCGTCGCCGTCGTACTGGCAAGAACAAGCGATAG
- the rplW gene encoding 50S ribosomal protein L23, producing the protein MSAATIKDPRDVVLAPVVSEKSYGLIDEGKYTFLVDPRSNKTEIKLAVEKIFSVKVESINTINRAGKRKRTKFGWGTRKNTKRAIVTLKEGTIDIFGGPLA; encoded by the coding sequence GTGAGCGCAGCCACCATCAAGGACCCGCGCGACGTCGTGCTTGCACCCGTCGTATCGGAAAAGAGCTACGGCCTGATCGATGAGGGAAAGTACACCTTCCTGGTGGACCCCCGCTCGAACAAGACCGAGATCAAGCTGGCCGTGGAGAAGATTTTCTCCGTCAAGGTCGAATCGATCAACACCATCAACCGTGCCGGTAAGCGTAAGCGCACCAAATTCGGCTGGGGAACCCGCAAGAACACCAAGCGTGCGATTGTGACCCTCAAAGAAGGCACGATCGACATCTTCGGCGGTCCGCTCGCGTAG
- the rplD gene encoding 50S ribosomal protein L4 → MTSTVKVDLPAEIFDVQTNVPLLHQVVVAQLAAARQGTHKTKTRAEVSGAGRKPFKQKGTGRARQGSIRAPHMTGGGVVHGPTPRDYSQRTPKKMIAAALRGALSDRARNGRIHVVAELVAGTKPSAKEALATLRGVSERKNLLVVIERANDVAALSVRNLADVHVLYADQLNTYDVLVSDDVVFTKAAYEAFVAAKAKNEEDAK, encoded by the coding sequence ATGACTAGCACTGTCAAGGTTGACCTGCCTGCAGAGATCTTCGACGTACAGACCAACGTGCCGCTGCTGCACCAGGTCGTCGTTGCACAGCTCGCTGCTGCTCGCCAGGGTACCCACAAGACCAAGACCCGCGCTGAAGTTTCCGGTGCAGGCCGCAAGCCGTTCAAGCAGAAGGGCACCGGCCGCGCCCGTCAGGGTTCAATCCGTGCTCCTCACATGACCGGTGGTGGCGTTGTCCACGGCCCGACCCCGCGCGACTACAGCCAGCGGACCCCCAAGAAGATGATTGCTGCTGCACTTCGCGGCGCACTGTCTGACCGCGCCCGCAACGGCCGCATCCACGTTGTCGCTGAACTGGTAGCCGGCACCAAGCCGTCCGCCAAGGAAGCACTGGCAACGCTGCGCGGAGTTTCCGAGCGCAAGAACCTGCTCGTTGTCATCGAGCGCGCCAACGATGTTGCCGCACTGTCCGTGCGCAACCTCGCAGATGTTCACGTTCTGTACGCAGACCAGCTGAACACCTACGACGTGCTCGTCTCTGACGACGTAGTCTTCACCAAGGCTGCCTACGAGGCATTCGTTGCCGCCAAGGCAAAGAACGAGGAGGATGCCAAGTGA
- the rplC gene encoding 50S ribosomal protein L3 — translation MTATRNVKGLLGTKLGMTQVWDENNKLIPVTVVQADSNVITQLRNADVDGYVAVQIGYGQIDPRKVTKPLAGHFEKAGVTPRRHVVELRTADAAEYELGQELSVEVFEAGQKIDVVGTTKGKGFAGVMKRHGFHGVGASHGAHKNHRKPGSIGGASTPSRVFKGMKMAGRMGAVRHTTLNLTVHAVDVEKSLLLIKGAVPGARGQVVLVRTAVKGA, via the coding sequence ATGACCGCAACCCGTAACGTAAAGGGCCTGCTGGGCACGAAGCTCGGCATGACCCAGGTCTGGGACGAGAACAACAAGCTCATCCCCGTCACTGTTGTCCAGGCTGACTCAAACGTCATCACCCAGCTGCGCAATGCAGACGTTGATGGCTACGTCGCCGTTCAGATCGGCTACGGCCAGATCGATCCCCGCAAGGTCACCAAGCCGCTGGCTGGTCACTTTGAAAAGGCAGGCGTCACGCCTCGCCGCCACGTTGTCGAACTCCGTACCGCAGATGCTGCCGAGTACGAGCTGGGCCAGGAGCTCTCTGTTGAGGTCTTCGAAGCCGGCCAGAAGATCGACGTCGTTGGCACCACCAAGGGTAAGGGCTTCGCCGGTGTTATGAAGCGTCACGGCTTCCACGGCGTTGGTGCTTCCCACGGTGCACACAAGAACCACCGTAAGCCCGGTTCAATCGGTGGCGCATCCACCCCGAGCCGCGTCTTCAAGGGCATGAAAATGGCCGGCCGCATGGGCGCCGTTCGTCACACCACGCTGAACCTCACGGTTCACGCAGTTGACGTCGAGAAGTCGCTGCTCCTCATCAAGGGCGCCGTTCCCGGTGCCCGCGGCCAGGTCGTCCTCGTACGCACCGCCGTGAAGGGAGCCTAG
- the rpsJ gene encoding 30S ribosomal protein S10 has protein sequence MAGQKIRIRLKSYDHEVIDVSARKIVETVTRAGATVVGPVPLPTEKNVYCVIRSPHKYKDSREHFEMRTHKRLIDIIDPTPKAVDSLMRLDLPADVNIEIKL, from the coding sequence ATGGCGGGACAAAAAATCCGCATCCGGCTGAAGTCATACGACCACGAGGTCATTGACGTTTCAGCACGGAAGATCGTTGAGACGGTCACGCGCGCAGGCGCAACGGTAGTCGGCCCCGTGCCGCTGCCGACGGAGAAGAACGTGTACTGCGTTATCCGCTCTCCGCACAAGTACAAGGACAGCCGCGAGCACTTTGAAATGCGCACGCACAAGCGTCTGATCGACATCATCGACCCCACGCCGAAGGCAGTTGACTCGCTTATGCGTCTCGACCTGCCGGCTGACGTGAACATCGAAATCAAGCTGTAG
- a CDS encoding GH1 family beta-glucosidase, producing MTVQNSAALQSLAERLDPEFVLGVAAAAFQIEGSLKADGRGPSGWDAFAEKPGSIMDGHSPAIACDHYNRSGEDVALMRELGINSYRFSISWPRIQPDGRGSFNSQGLDFYDRLIDQLLDAGISPMATLYHWDTPLPLEHGGGWLNRSTAERFAEYSAAAGERFGDRVAQWVTLNEPVSVTLNGYALGVHAPGHNLLFNALPSIHHQLLGHGLAVQALRAAGVTGAVGVTNLHSPVRPATRKPGDRMVARIFDILMNRIYADPVLLGRYPKLPLVVRPWFRSMGKISDADLRTIHQPLDFYGLNYYYPVKVAMGRGPVSVPANNSGALAQLPFHEVGYPEYETTGFGWPVAPKHIGILLREMKDRYGDALPPLYITESGASFPEPEHVTGPIADSNRIEYLASHLGHALAATSPGGLAEDVKLLGYYVWTLLDNFEWAAGYSQRFGLIHVDFDTLERTPKESFYWLQALSRARKA from the coding sequence ATGACTGTGCAGAACTCTGCGGCGTTGCAGAGCCTGGCCGAGCGGCTGGACCCCGAGTTCGTCCTGGGTGTGGCCGCCGCCGCGTTCCAGATCGAAGGATCCCTCAAGGCTGACGGGCGTGGCCCGTCCGGCTGGGACGCCTTCGCCGAGAAACCCGGCAGCATTATGGACGGCCACTCCCCTGCCATCGCCTGCGACCATTACAACCGTTCCGGCGAAGATGTGGCCCTGATGCGCGAACTGGGCATCAACTCCTACCGGTTCTCCATTTCCTGGCCCCGCATCCAGCCCGACGGCCGCGGCTCCTTCAACAGTCAGGGCCTGGATTTCTACGACCGGCTGATCGACCAGTTGCTCGACGCCGGCATCTCACCGATGGCCACGCTGTATCACTGGGACACTCCCCTGCCGCTCGAGCACGGCGGCGGCTGGCTGAACCGATCCACTGCGGAGCGCTTCGCCGAATACAGCGCAGCAGCCGGAGAACGGTTCGGGGACCGCGTGGCGCAATGGGTCACACTGAACGAGCCAGTGTCGGTGACACTGAACGGGTATGCACTGGGCGTCCATGCCCCGGGGCACAATCTCCTCTTCAACGCCTTGCCCTCAATTCACCATCAACTACTAGGGCACGGACTCGCCGTCCAGGCCCTCCGGGCCGCGGGCGTCACCGGGGCCGTCGGCGTCACCAACCTGCACTCCCCTGTCCGGCCGGCAACCCGCAAGCCCGGCGACAGGATGGTGGCGCGAATCTTCGATATTTTGATGAACCGCATCTACGCGGACCCCGTTCTGCTGGGCCGCTACCCGAAACTGCCGCTGGTGGTCCGTCCGTGGTTCCGCTCCATGGGCAAGATCTCCGACGCCGACCTCCGGACCATCCACCAGCCCCTGGACTTCTACGGGCTCAATTACTACTACCCCGTTAAAGTTGCCATGGGCCGGGGGCCCGTCAGCGTACCGGCAAACAATTCCGGAGCGCTGGCCCAGTTGCCATTCCACGAAGTGGGCTATCCGGAGTACGAGACAACCGGCTTCGGCTGGCCTGTGGCACCTAAACACATCGGCATCCTGCTCCGCGAAATGAAGGACCGCTACGGGGATGCTTTGCCGCCGCTGTACATCACCGAGAGCGGAGCGAGCTTCCCGGAACCGGAGCATGTGACCGGTCCGATTGCCGACTCCAACAGAATCGAATACCTGGCCAGCCACCTCGGCCATGCGCTGGCGGCCACGTCACCCGGCGGCCTGGCCGAGGACGTGAAACTCCTGGGCTACTACGTATGGACGCTGCTGGACAACTTCGAGTGGGCCGCTGGGTACTCGCAGCGTTTCGGCCTGATCCACGTGGACTTTGACACGCTGGAGCGGACACCCAAGGAGTCCTTCTATTGGCTCCAGGCGCTGAGCCGGGCACGGAAAGCCTGA
- the tuf gene encoding elongation factor Tu — MAKAKFERTKPHVNIGTIGHVDHGKTTLTAAISKVLYDKYPTLNEKRDFASIDSAPEERQRGITINISHVEYQTEKRHYAHVDAPGHADYIKNMITGAAQMDGAILVVAATDGPMAQTREHVLLARQVGVPYLLVALNKADMVDDEELLDLVEMEVRELLSSQGFDGDEAPVVRVSGLKALEGDPEWVKSVEDLMAAVDESVPDPVRDRDKPFLMPIEDVFTITGRGTVVTGRAERGTLAINSEVEIVGIRPVQKTTVTGIEMFHKQLDEAWAGENCGLLLRGLKRDDVERGQVVVKPGSITPHTDFEANVYILSKDEGGRHNPFYSNYRPQFYFRTTDVTGVITLPEGTEMVMPGDNTEMTVALIQPIAMEEGLGFAIREGGRTVGSGRVTKIIK, encoded by the coding sequence GTGGCAAAGGCAAAGTTCGAGCGGACTAAGCCGCACGTTAACATCGGTACCATTGGTCACGTTGACCACGGTAAGACGACGTTGACGGCCGCCATTTCCAAGGTGCTGTACGACAAGTACCCGACTCTCAACGAGAAGCGTGACTTCGCGTCGATTGACTCTGCTCCCGAAGAGCGTCAGCGCGGCATTACCATCAACATCTCCCACGTTGAGTACCAGACCGAGAAGCGCCACTACGCACACGTAGACGCTCCGGGTCACGCTGACTACATCAAGAACATGATCACCGGCGCTGCCCAGATGGATGGTGCAATCCTCGTGGTTGCCGCCACTGACGGCCCGATGGCTCAGACCCGCGAGCACGTTCTGCTCGCCCGCCAGGTTGGTGTTCCCTACCTGCTGGTGGCACTGAACAAGGCTGACATGGTCGACGACGAGGAACTCCTCGACCTCGTTGAAATGGAAGTTCGTGAGCTCCTGAGCTCGCAGGGCTTCGATGGCGACGAAGCACCGGTCGTGCGCGTTTCGGGCCTGAAGGCCCTGGAAGGCGACCCGGAGTGGGTCAAGTCCGTTGAGGACCTGATGGCTGCTGTCGACGAGTCCGTTCCCGACCCGGTACGTGACCGCGACAAGCCGTTCCTGATGCCGATCGAAGACGTCTTCACGATCACCGGCCGTGGCACCGTTGTAACGGGCCGCGCCGAGCGTGGAACCCTCGCGATCAACTCTGAGGTCGAGATCGTCGGCATCCGTCCGGTCCAGAAGACCACGGTTACCGGTATCGAGATGTTCCACAAGCAGCTCGACGAAGCATGGGCCGGCGAGAACTGTGGCCTGCTGCTCCGCGGTCTGAAGCGTGATGACGTAGAGCGTGGCCAGGTTGTCGTCAAGCCGGGTTCCATCACCCCGCACACCGACTTCGAGGCTAACGTCTACATCCTCTCCAAGGACGAAGGCGGACGTCACAACCCGTTCTACTCCAACTACCGCCCGCAGTTCTACTTCCGCACGACGGACGTAACCGGCGTTATCACCCTGCCGGAAGGCACGGAAATGGTTATGCCTGGCGACAACACTGAGATGACCGTTGCGCTCATCCAGCCGATCGCTATGGAAGAGGGCCTCGGCTTCGCAATCCGCGAAGGCGGCCGCACCGTTGGTTCAGGACGTGTCACCAAGATCATCAAGTAG